A region of the Leptospiraceae bacterium genome:
TGAGTAAGGTTATGGACCATGAAAAATCTGCTAGGCTTTCTTGTGTTTATTTTTTGATAGGAGCAGAACCAGAAGCGGCTAAAGTAAAAAGGAAAATTTACGTTGGTCAGACAGACAATTTCCAACAAAGAATGATTAATCATCGTAGCAAAAAAGATTGGATTGAAAATATTGTTATAATTCGTAGTCTACAAGAACTTAGTGTAAATGCATTAAAGTATTTGGAACATAAATTATTTATTTTAATTGATAAAGTCAATTACGATGCAAGTAGGAATAAACAGGAACCTCAGATGCCGAATTTTGCCTTAGAGGATAAAGCAGGGTATGAAATAATTTTAAAGAATATTCAGATTCTAATTCCAATGTTTGGATACGATATTCTTCGTAGTATGGATGTAGTTGAAGATTCTGAGTCAGAAACTTCAGTAGAAAGAAACATATTAAAATACAAAGGGGCAACAGGATACGCTTTACCTGATGGAAAATTTAGAGTAATAAAGGGTTCGACTGTTTCATCAGGAATAGCGGAACACTTTATCAATCATACTTTTAATGATCTACGCAATAGCCTTTTAGAAGAAAGGATAATTGAAAACTTAACTTTTACAGAAAGCTATGATTTTAAAAGCAAAAGTGCCGCCGCATGTGTTATAGCAGGAAGTTCGGTTAATGGTAAAGCGATGTGGAAAGGTAACGATAATGTTTGACGGTTACTTAGATGATCTATGTCCAGAGTGTTTATTAGATGAGGCAAATTCTTATTTGCTTCTCAATGATTCTGATTTTTACGAATGTCCGAAATGTAATTTACAAATTTCGTTTAGGGAATATCCAATTGCAACAGTTTTAAATTTTAGAGGCAAGGGAAAAATACGGACAGAAAAGAAAAGTATTTCCGATGAAGATTTCGGTGCAGGATTAGCACCAATGGATTCAAATAGTAAAAACTTTCTTTCCACTTCCAAATTATTTGAAGATGAAAATTCATTTAAAGAGTATATTTCAAAAATTCCTAACAGGTAGGTTTGCATGGCTATTAGAATGAAAGATTTTATAAATCCGAACGAGAAAACTCCTCGATTTTCAAAAGTGCTTGCAGCTAAAACGAGAAAGATACTTGAAGATTGCATTGAACCAGAATTTAAAGAAAAGGAAGGAAAGTCAAAAATCATAAGATTAAAAACGAAATCTGTTGAAGAAGATGGCTTTGTAATTACTTCCAATCCTTTGAAGGGCTATATTAAATTAGCCGATGCGAAGAAAAAGAAATGGGATCTTTATATTTATTGGTTTGATGAAGAAGAGGAAGTTGACCGATACCAGTTAAATGAATACGATAATATTAATGAAGTAATCTTTCATGGCTGGGTCGTTGATGAAGCTTAGAATAAAAAGTCTTCCAAAAGAACAACAAAGTCAGCGTTATTGATTGTAGTGGCACATTCGATACAAAATTTATTGCCAACAAATGCAATAAATTTCACTCAGTGACCGACTGGTTCACGGGATTGCAACATTGAGTTTGAGCGCGGATGCTGTCTACATAAACGAATGGATTGAATATATTCAACCCCTACTCACATCAATTGCTTTTCTTCATCTGTGGCTAATGGATACGAGGGTTCGTTATTCTTTTGAGAAATATGGCGGATAACGGTTAAGTTCGATTCAAAATCTACATCTTGCAATAGTTCGATGACTTTGAAAGTGGAGTCATTTACATGTTTCGCTTTAGCTTCCATAATTGCAGTAACTGTTTTTTTCTTGATGAATCCAAAAGGGTTAAATAGATTTTGCGCCAAAGATAGATTTGCTTCTCTTAGAAAAAGAAAAGAATTCATTTTAAATACTTTAATTACTTTTTGGAAGTCTTCTATTAAATTACTAGAACTAAATATAACACAACGAGAGGCTTTCTCTTCACGCGAGTATTGAATGATTTGTTTTAGGTCAGAAGATGTTTGTTCAGTAATGAAATAATAATTTTCTAATGCTAAACGAGATAATCTAAAAAATCTTTCCTGATAATTTTTATCTTTCTCCAGTAAAGAAATATCTTCTTTCAGAAAAACGGGATAATTACTAGTATGCGATTTTCTTTTTAAATAATAGTAAATGAATTTATAAGAGGGGCTATTCAGGATTTTCCAATCCATTAGCTCAACTGCCTTACAAAAATCTTCTATTTTGACTTGTTCTAGCGAGTAAAATCGAATTAAAATATTTCCCTGGATTTTTAATTTAGCTATAGCCATCTTACTTTCCAAAAAAAGATTTTATCAATCCAATTAACCAATTAGCAAAAATACTTTTATCGGCTTGCTCACTTAGTCCATCTGAAACTTTTTCGAAGCCATCCGAAGCTTTGTATATTTCGCTGGTGCTCTCAGATTTGTCTACTCTCCAACTTTTTCCAAGACCAACATTTTCATAAATTGTAGTATGAACTTTCGCATAATTGATATTATCTTTATCAATTGTTTTCGAATGAATCATATCAGTCATTTTGTTGTTTGTATCAGTGAATTCCTTTCTGGCTTTGTCGAATTCTTGTGTTTCGTTATTTTTGGGAAATAGTTCCATGAAGTTCACCTCTCTTGTTAAGATAGAAAGTTTTTAACTGATTTGCAAATCATTTTTCAATATCCCTAAGTATTATCTTAAAATAAGTAGGGATGTAAATATTTTGAGAAATGATAAAATATCTTTCTTTTAGTTCTAAAGTCTCGCGATTCGTAGCGTTAGCGATTGTAGTGGCACATTCGATACAAAATTTATTGCCAACAGATGCAATAAATTTCACTCAGTGACCAACTTGGTTAAAAGCATTGGAGCATTATGTTGCGACCCATAGAGAGCAACATTGAGTTTGAGCGCGGCGGCTGTCCACAAAAACGTAGGGGTTGAATAATTTCAACCCCCAACAACGAAATTGCGCCGCAACGCCCGAAAGAAAATTAACCTAGAACTTTCTTAAACTCAGCGGTTAAGGCAGGAACTACTTCAAACAAGTCAGCAACAACACCGTAAGTCGCTACTTTGAAAATAGGAGCTTCTGGGTCTTTGTTGACTGCGACGATGTATTTAGAAGAACCCATACCAGCCATGTGTTGGATAGATCCAGAAATACCGCACGCAATATAGCAATTAGGCGATACAGTTTTACCTGTTTGTCCAACTTGGTGGCTATGAGAAATCCAACCAGAGTCAACAGCCGCACGAGATGCACCTAACGCTGCACCAAGTAAGTCAGCTAGAGATTGTAACATTGGGAAGTTCTCAGGACCTTTCATACCACGACCACCGGATACGATGATAGAAGCTTCTGTGAGTTGAATTTTGCTTCCGCCGGATAGTTCAGTTCCAGTTACTTTTACTTTTACATCACCCGCTCCAGCCGCAGCAGCTTCGACTGCACCTGCACCAGCTTTAGAGCCAAGTTCTTGTGAGTTTGGACGAACTGTGAACGCTTGGATATCAGTGGTTACTTTGATGTTTGCGTAGGCTTTACCAGAATAGATTGGTTTTTTGCCGATCACTTTTCCACCGTCAACCGATAGACCAACAACGTCAGCTACAATCCCAGCGCCAATTTTTACAGCTACTCTTGGAGAGTAATCTTTTCCATAACCAGTATGTGGCATTAGAACTACGGAAGGTTTTTTTGCTTTTACGTTTTCGCTAATGATATTTGCGTAAGCCTCTGCGTTAAAATCGCCAGCATCAGCAGTTAACACCTTATCAGCCCCAACAGCACCTAAGTCACCAGCAAATTTTTCTGCACCGGCACCGATTAATAATACTTCTACTTGTCCTCCGAGGGTATCCGCGATTTTGCGCGCTGCGGAAGTTAACTCTCTAGAGATTTTTTTTAATTCACCGTCTTTGATTTCACCAACTACGAATACATTTGACATATCTGGCTCCTTATATAACCTTAGCTTCTTCTCTGAGAGCTTTTACTAATTGAGATGCAAATCCTGCCGCATCAGCCGCTTCTAATTTACGTCCAGCAATACGTGGTGGTGGAGGTTCAAGTCCAACAACTTCGATTCTACTTGCAGGTGCCCCAAGGTCAGCTGCTTGTTTTACATCGATAGGTTTTTTCTTAGCGGACATGATACCTTTTAAAGATGGGTAACGTGGCTCATTTAAACCTTTCGTAGCAGTTACAACAACAGGGAGTGAAGTTTCAACAGTAGCAGTTCCACCTTCTACTTCACGAGTAATTTTTGCACTTGTTCCATTGATTTCGATTTTGATTGCGAGGACTACGTGACCTGCACCAAGTTCTTCTGCGATTTGAACAGGAACTTGCGAACTATCAGTATCTATCGCCTGACGACCTGCGAGGATAATATCAGCAGCCTCAGCTTTTGCAAAATTAGCAATAAGTTGAGATGTAAAAAGGGAATCGAATGTATTGTAATCATCCACTTTAATGTGAACAGCCTTATCAACACCCATTGCATAGGAAGTTCTAAGAACATCCTGGACTCTATCGGGACCCACGGAAACAGCGATCACTTCCCCGCCGTTTTTCTCTCTGAGTTTGATGCCTTCTTCGATTGCAAATTCATCATAAGGAGAAATGATCCACTTGATTCCTGCTTCATTGATAGATTTGTCACCGAGTTTAATATTGGTTTCTGTATCAGGAACCTGCTTCACAAGCACGACAACTTTCATAAACGCCTCTTAAATATAATATTTTTGACTTTAATTGAACTTAATCTTGAAACCCGTATCCTAGAAAAGCCTTTTTTAGTACACCTTGTCTAATTTACGGCGTTTGTTTTGGGCGTTGCGTTTATCCAAGACAGTGGGTAGCTGCCCACTGTCTTGGATAAACGCCGCGCTTTCACTCCGGTCAAGTTTTTTCACACTTCGATACCATAACGAACACATTCGGTAAGCACAGTGAAAATGAAGTAAGAGGAAAAAACATGACCCCGTTCAATCGCTAACGCTAGTTCAATGGAATGCTTTAATTACATAGAACTGAATTACTGAAAAAGAAGTACTTACTTCGCTCATAACCCGGTCATTACCCGATATTCACCCGATTTCAGTCAGGGATAGATCGCGGCAAAGTTGTATTTATTACGGCGTATTGGTCTTTTTATTCACTACTTTGAATCAAGCTAGATAATACCAAGAATTCTGGTTTAGGGGTTGCATTAGATTTTTGTGTTATACGAATGGGCTGTCTCTAACTCGAATGTGCGGAAACGTTTCCGTGCATTCGTGAAAAACTGCATGGGATGTTACTTTTTTGACCTAAACAAAGTAGTAGTCAAACTACTTTGTTTATTTGTTCAACGAATAAAAATAAACCCGCTTACATTCCCGCATTCGAAAGATGGAGTTTATACAAATCTATTTGGATGAATCATTGGGAAGAGTTTCAGAGAATTTATGATAGAAGATTTTTATCGAAGTATGGAGAACTTTCAGAAGCAAAAATAGAAGAGGTTGAAAAGCTTTTAGGTTGTGGAAAATTCGAAAATGGTTTTCAAAGATATTCTTGTGAAGATTGTGATATAAATTTAATAGTTCCCTTTAGCTGTAAGTCAAGACTTTGTTTGTCCTGTTATCGCAAGAAACTCTTCGGTTGGTCTGTTAATTTATCCCATATTCTAAATTTGGATTTGCGGCATATTCATATTACCTTTACAATTGCAGGGACTGTATCTAATTTACTTTTTCAAAGACGATGTGAAGTTGAAGATATGATTTCTGTTGCGGCTGAAGTTTACAAGAAAGAATTAATCAAATTCGCAAGACTCAAATTCAAGAAGGAAAATATTACTATCAGCGGCAAAGATTGGTTACCTGGAAGTATTGCCACTCTACACAAATGCGGCAACAGCTTAAATTTCAATCCACACGTGCACCTTGTTGGAACAACAGCCATTATCCACAAAGAGACAAAGGAAGTATTGAATCTTTCTTTTTTGCGTTACAAGAAATTTGCGGTTTCATGGATGAAGTCATTTTGTAAACATTACGAAAAAGAAAAAGTTATCACAAAAGCGGAATCTCTTGTTATCCTAAACAAATACAAAAATGGTTTTCATGTTTACTTTCAGCCGATTGCAGGCGAAGAGAAAGAACCACTATTTAGAACAGCGGAGTATATTGCGTCAGGATTTTTTCATAATTCACAGATTCAAAAAGTAGACGATGATAAAAAGAAATTACTTTTCGATACAAGAGTTGGGTAGAGAAAGATACACGAGAAAAAAGTTTTCAAGAACAGACAATAGATGTCTATGAATTCATGGCGCGGATGTTGTTCTTTTTACCTGATCCAAATCGTAAGATGATTAGATATTATGGAATTTATGCCAATCGAATAAAAGAAAAGCTTGAGTTCATCGAACAACGAACCTGGGCGCAAGCGATTGAAAATAGTTTTGAGGCTAAACCACAAAGCTGCCCTGATTGTTTCAAAAAAATGCAGCTAACGGTTGTTTATTCCTACTCAGCTAGAAAAACCATTGACGGATTAAAAGAAACGCATATATACCTGAATGGATACTTTCGACCAAAGGCTCGTCCTCCATAAATAATCTCGAATTATTATTTTTGAATTTTGAATCCTATTGACAATTTATAAAGCCAGGTTTTTCTTGGATACTAGAGGAATATCCTTATCACAAAAGCTTTTAATTTTGGCTGCAAAAATTTTACCCCGTTTCGTTCAAAACATCATATTATGAGAGAAAGACAATCCTTTTTGCTTTAAGCTTTTAATTCGTGGGACAGAAGGAAAAAGAATTATGGGAGAAGTTGGATGCAAATTACTAGAAAGATATAATATATAATAGCCCCTTGAGTAGGTGTTCCTAATGTAAGTGAAAAGTCAGAGCTGAATGAACCAGGCGTGGGATTAAAATAAGGCGATAAAACATTTAAAGTACCATTAACTGTAATCATATTGACATTATAATTTGGTGAAGCATTCGATATCACTACACTGCCATCGGAATTTACAATAGCTGAATAAGTTCCAACTGAAGAACCATTCTCATCGTAAACTGAAACACTATAATTTCCCGACTTGAGAGAAACTGTGAAAAAACCTCCAGTTCCAGTAGTAGTCATAGTCCCAGTCGGTTGAAAAATTAAACTATATCCAACTAAAGCTGACCCATTTGATGAAGTTAGTTGGCCATTTACTATTGCATTTTGATTTTCGCCATTCCCATTATTACTATTAGAACTCCCCTGAGAGTCACTCGTACCCCCCCCCAGTAAGACCGAGCATCCAAAACCCAGAACTCGCCAAGGAACCTTTTTTCTTTGGTTCAAGACAAGCAGTAATCGATAACAAAATTAAATAACAAAATATTCCGAATTTCAAATTTTTATTTAACATTAAATTTCTCCGCATTTTTCATTTTTGTCAAGTTACACAGTGAACTAAAGAAATGTCAATCTTTTTAATATAAATAAGAGTTATTTTAAATTGTTCTTAAAATTAAGTCACTTCAGAATATTTATTTTTGCAGTTGCGATATTCATTTTCCTCTTAAAAAGTGTAGTTACAAAAAGATCGGTAGTGGATTTGTTGTTTTAATAAATAGAGGGAGATATTGAATTGAAAGGACTAGTTGTTGCATTAGTTATTTTTCACGTAATTTTACAAATTTTAATTGATAGGGAAGCTACGTTTATTGCAGACCCGTTATTGAAAGCGATTCAAGGTTTTTCACTGTATTCAAATCAATTTAGATCAGAGGAAATACTTTATATAGGAAAATGGGCTGATTCCAATTTCTCTTCTTTTGTTTTTGATAGTGGCTTTTCATTTATGGTTAACGGTAAATACATTGGAGTTTTTCCATTAATTTTCAGTCTTTATTCGGGTTTAATTTTAAAAATAGGAATTCAATCTATTCCATTTTTTGCATTTTTATTTATAGTTTGGGCATTTTATATTATTCATAAAAAATTAGAAATTCCAATACTTTTTTGTTTTTTGTATTTTTTTAGTTCTATATTAAACAACTCAGTCTTTGATTTAAATGAAAATCCTATTTACTTTTTTTTGAATGTAGCAGGATTTTCATTTTTTATAATTTATTTGAAATATAGTAAGAGTATAAATTTGGGCTTAGGTATTTTATTAATTTCTATAGCTGTTTGGTTTCGCCTGGAGTCTCTTTTATTTTTAATTTCATGTTCTTTGGCTTCGTTTTATTTCTTAATAAAAGATAAAGAGAAAGATTTTATTAAAGCAATAATAGTTAGTATTATTTTTGCTTTTCCTGTGTATTTATTTTTGTTTTGGAATTACTGGGACTATGGACATGTTTTAGGACCAAGATTTACTTATAATTTTGCGACTCATACCACAATCTTAGAAAGAATTGTACGCATAATTTCAATGTCACTAATATATAAAGATCAGACGGGTATAAAGTTAGGATTATTTATTTGCTCCCCATTTCTACTTTTATCATTGATCTACTTTCTTCGAAATTTTAAATCTCAGAATAATATTGCAGTATTTTCTTTTTTGGTTTTTTTAACTCAGTTTGTTCTCGTATCTTTGACTGCACCAAACGATGGAGTTACATTAACTGCTCGATATCACTTACTTAGTATTATTCCAGGAATAGTGCTATCCTATAATGCATTTATTTCTACAAAAACCAAACTTGAACTTTTTTTAACTAAAGCTAGTTATGGAATAGCAATTCTCTTAGGATTATTTTTCTCTATCGGATGGGTATTATTTGCAAAGGAAATTAAGAAATTCCAAAAAATTGCAATTCAAGAAGAAACAAATGTTTACATAGCCAAAAGTGAAATTCTATGTGCATCGTTTGGTCTTGAACACCTTAAAAAATCTATTTATTGTGTCAAAAATGAGGAGGCAGAAAAGTCTATTTTAGATAAAATATTTGCAAATCAAGAAATGAAACTTGTAAAATATATTTTAGAGTATAAAGAAAAAGACTTAAATAAGATAAAACCTCAAATTGAACAAAAATTTCAAAACGGGAATTTTCAATTAAAAAATACAGAAAATTATAAATCAGCCTATGTTTTAACTTTTTTAAGAGACTAACTAGCCGCTTTTAATTTAGGAGCACTGTTTCCTTCGATGACATTTAGAAGTTTCTGTGCTTTTTCGATTTTAGTTTTATCGGCGTTAGCCACTACAAGATGGGGATTTCTTTCGTTTATGATTGCATCTAGGGTTTTAACAACTGATACTTTTTTTTCCTGCCAATCATCGTTGTCGGGGTATAACATTACTTCTGATTCATCTATATTTTTAATTGGTAGATTTAAAATTCTAAAATTTCTAGAATTGATAATATTAGAAAATGCTTCGTAATCTGGAAAATAATTTCTAACATCGGTTACGGAAGGAATTTTTCTCATACTCAAATAAAACAAATCTAGGGTTTCTACCACTGACTCATAAAGAGCTTGTTCTTTGACTTTTGCCAATCTTTCTGCTTTTTTTGCTTGGAGTTCAGACATGTATTTTAGATTATGCGCATCATTTTTACTGGAGAATACTTCTTGTTCAACGGAAATTTTTTTCTTTGCATTAACCAATACTATATCTTGAAAAATAGAAAAGGGAAAGTATAAAAAGATTCTAAAATACCAAGGCATATATTGCATAAAAATTCTTTTTTCTAAGTTTTGATACACAGTAGAAAAACTACTATCATTCAGAAGACTTCTTAGATGTTTTTCATTTTTTTCGATTAAAGCTTTTAGAGCAGATGCCTTCCACATATCGTTTGGCGAAAGATTAGCCATACCAGTAACTAAAACTTTAAAAAATCCAGGATCTTTTCCAGTAAATACATGAATTGTATTTTTAGGCATTTGCCATTTTATGTAAAAAAAATTTTACCCCGTTTCGTTCAAAACATCATATTATGAGAGAAAGACAATCCTTTTTGCTTTAAGCTTTTAATTCGTGGGACAGAAGGAAAAAGAATTATGGGAGAAGTTGGATGCAAATTACTAGAAAGAAAAGTAGGAAGAGTAAGTCAAAAGATTTTTTTTTATAATATTCTATCATATGTAATTGTAGTTTTGCTAATGCTACTAACTGTGTAGTCAGTCGCCTAGTTTTTGTAAATCCTTTTCACTGACTATTTATTAATCTAAAAATGTTTCATTACCAATTTTGAAAATTAGCTTTTTCTAAATTGGGGGATAGAAATCTTAGAGGCAATATGTTTAAAATCCTCTTTAACACGATACAAAACTGGAACAAAAATTAGAGTCACACCAGTCGCAAACAACAATCCCCAGCCAAAAGCAAGCGATAGAGGTTGTACAAATGGGTCAAGTGTTGGAATTCCATAAGCACTTGGCACAAGTCCAATTACAGTACTAATAGTTGTTAAAAAAATTGGTCTCAGTCGAATCGCGCCTCCATTGATAATCGCCTCTTCGATTGACATTCCTTTTTGTCGTAACTCCTCTATAAAAGTAATTAACATTAAAGTATTTGCCACAATACTTCCACTTAGGGCAACAATGGCAAGTGTGCTCATAAAACTAAGAGGCATTCCGTGAATCATAAGCGCAAAAAGTACACCCACAATTCCAAAGGGAATGGATCCAATAATTACAGTAGTTGTTCCAATGGAATTAAAATATAAAATAAATATTCCAAAAATAACAGCCACAGCGAATAACATGGATATACCCAAGTCCTTAAACGATTTTCCGGCATCTTCTTGTTCACCACCAAATATAACCGAATAATCTGGATATTTACTTATGCTCACAGTTGTTTGTAGTTTTCTATTTACAAACAAAGAAGTAGTCTTTTTTGTATCCACTGACGCTTCTAGACGAACTACTCTTTGTAAGTCCTGACGATTGATCATGGAATAATCTCTTTCTTTAGCCGAGTATGTGACTTGCTCTAAAGGAATTAATCTTCTATTTCGATTTTCTACTTTTACTAAAGAAATACTTTTCATGGATTGTCGTTCTGACTCAGGAAAACGTACAAGTATATTGATCTTATCCTCTCCTTTGCTGATAGTAGAGGCTACTTCTCCGTTAAATGCAGTTCGAATCGACCTTGCAATGTCTCTAGCACTAATTTCTGCTTTGCTTGCAATCTCGTCTCTCACATGAAAACGATACTCTTCTTTTCCTAGTTCCAAATCCGTTCGTATATCCGAAACCCCATCTATTTTTTCCAATTCTTCCTTATATAGATTTGCAATTTCTTGGATGATCTTATAATCTGCTCCTCGAATTTCCAAACTAACTGGTTTACCAACAGGAGGTCCTTTGACTTTTGCATTTACATCATAAATCATATCTTTGGGGATATTCCCCATTTGCTTCGATTCTTCTATAAATTCTCTAATTTTCTGAACAAGAATTCTTGCATCTTTCCATTCTTGTCTATCCGCCGCAGGGACTAACTTTAAATTCAAATGAGAACGATGTACTTCGAGTCCAGGTTTTGGATCTACAATTGGATTTTCGTGAATTCCAATCCTGCTTCTAAGATACTTAAAATCTTTTCCCGCCATCAAAGTTACAGTAGGTTCCAATTTTTCCATGGTATCTAGATTTTTTTGGAGTGTAGAGCCAATTGGCATCCAGATTTTAATTTCAATGTCTTCCTCACTGCCAGAGGGAAACATTACGAACGGAAGAAATTTTCCAGCAGCAAATAAAGTCAAAAAGAAGATAATAGTAAATAGCCCCAAAACCAACACTCTATGTTTAAGTGCAAAGGTAATAGTCGCTTTATAAGCTTCTATTTTAATACCAAAAATTCCTTCCTTTTCTTCAATTGATTCATCCTTTACCTTAGCTTCTAGTTTATTCGGAAGAAATTTATTTAACCAATTTGGTAAAAACACTAACGCAAATAAAAGAGAACAGGCAAGAGTAATTAAAACAACAGCTGGAATTCCCAAAATAAATTTTCCAATGATTCCACTCATAAATAATAATGGGAAAAACGCCGCAGAAATCACAAGAAAGGAAACTAACAAAGGAACAAGCACATCTTTAAAAGTCTGAAGCACTGCTTCTTTTCTTTCATACCCTTCTTGCATTAGCCGGTAAGTGTTTTCAGCGACAACTATAGAATTATCCACCATCATTCCAAGTACCATCACCATTCCGAAAATGGTAATCGTGTTAATTGTAAATCCAATTTGTTTTATAAAAATAAAGGAAATGAAAAAAATGAAAATAATCGCAACACTAATCATCACACTCAATCGAAAGCCCAAAATAAATACAAGAGAAAGTAAAACAAGAGCCAGACCAGTTTCAAAGTTTAAAATCAAATCTCCTAACTGTCGGCGAACGTCTTTACTTTTGTCTTCGTAAATAGTAGTCTCCACTTCGGGAAAATTGCCCTCTATGGAAGTTGCGAGATTTTTTACAGCGTCTGCAGTTGTTATAATATCCGCCTGTTCATTTTTCCATACTCTGAGGATAATACTATTTTTACCGTTTAGCTTCTCAAATGTTTTTTCTTCTTCAAAAGTATCAAATACTTTTGCAACATCTTTTAAGAGAGTAGAAAATCCTATTTCATTTCCTAAAATTGGAATAGTAAGCATATCCTTTGCTTCTTCAAAGTCTCCTTTTGTGCGAAGAAGATATTCTGTGCCGTTTACTTTTAATCTACCGGATGGCATATTGATATTTCTAGACCCTAACGCATTTAAAAGAGTATTCAACCCTACTTCTTTTGCATTGAGAAGAGAAGGACTTACTTCTACTAAAAATTCTCTATTTCGATAACCTATTTTTTCAACTTCTGCAATTTCTTTGATTCGAAAAAATTTATCTTCAAATGCTTTTGCCGTATCACGCAGTTTTTTGTAGTCAGCAATTGGGTCTAAACTTTCTTGTTTTAAAGAAAGGGCGAGGCTAATTACTTCTTGTTTTTCGGTAGTAATCTCTCGGACTTTGGGTTTCTGGGCGTTATCCGGTAGACGTGTAGAATCAACTGCATCTCGTATATTGTCTAAAATTTTTTTAGTGTTCTTTGATCCTTCTACGAGAAAAATCATAATTACACTTACATTTTCTAAGTTATAACTTCGAACTTTGTCAATTCCAGTCACAGACTTCAATTGTTTTTCAATGGGAATTGCGATTAGCCGCTCAATTTCTTCAGGCGTTGCACCGGGGAGTGGCGCTTCAATTACAATTTTATCTAAAGCAACATTTGGGAATGCCTCTCTATGCATACTGAGTAATCTAGATAAACCAACTAACAAAAGTAAAAATAAAATAAATTGAATGATGAGAGTTTTTTCAGCTATAAATTTTCCGATTGATTTCATAAATGAATTCCTAAAATACTTTTACCTTTAACTAAATTTTTATTTACTAATATACATTCCACTGCGTAAATCCATTTTCTTTCGAACTCTAACTAATAAAATATCTTTTGTTATTAAGCTTCTTTCTTTCTGAAAGAAAAAATTAATCTTAGGAGTGGCAACTTTATAACTTGGATGCGATTCTAGAACTTCAAAAGTCATTTGATCTCCTAAAAAGTTCTTCATATCTTCTAGATAGTCAGCAGGAACTAGTACAAGCCTGGAATCTTCTATATTGATTATCTTGTAAAATTTCATCTTATCAAATAAAGGTTTCATAAGTCTTTTCGAATAAAAACTATACGATCTTTTAGAAGAA
Encoded here:
- a CDS encoding electron transfer flavoprotein subunit beta/FixA family protein: MKVVVLVKQVPDTETNIKLGDKSINEAGIKWIISPYDEFAIEEGIKLREKNGGEVIAVSVGPDRVQDVLRTSYAMGVDKAVHIKVDDYNTFDSLFTSQLIANFAKAEAADIILAGRQAIDTDSSQVPVQIAEELGAGHVVLAIKIEINGTSAKITREVEGGTATVETSLPVVVTATKGLNEPRYPSLKGIMSAKKKPIDVKQAADLGAPASRIEVVGLEPPPPRIAGRKLEAADAAGFASQLVKALREEAKVI
- a CDS encoding transposase → MTFRYKSWVEKDTREKSFQEQTIDVYEFMARMLFFLPDPNRKMIRYYGIYANRIKEKLEFIEQRTWAQAIENSFEAKPQSCPDCFKKMQLTVVYSYSARKTIDGLKETHIYLNGYFRPKARPP
- a CDS encoding electron transfer flavoprotein subunit alpha/FixB family protein yields the protein MSNVFVVGEIKDGELKKISRELTSAARKIADTLGGQVEVLLIGAGAEKFAGDLGAVGADKVLTADAGDFNAEAYANIISENVKAKKPSVVLMPHTGYGKDYSPRVAVKIGAGIVADVVGLSVDGGKVIGKKPIYSGKAYANIKVTTDIQAFTVRPNSQELGSKAGAGAVEAAAAGAGDVKVKVTGTELSGGSKIQLTEASIIVSGGRGMKGPENFPMLQSLADLLGAALGASRAAVDSGWISHSHQVGQTGKTVSPNCYIACGISGSIQHMAGMGSSKYIVAVNKDPEAPIFKVATYGVVADLFEVVPALTAEFKKVLG
- a CDS encoding transposase zinc-binding domain-containing protein, producing the protein MNHWEEFQRIYDRRFLSKYGELSEAKIEEVEKLLGCGKFENGFQRYSCEDCDINLIVPFSCKSRLCLSCYRKKLFGWSVNLSHILNLDLRHIHITFTIAGTVSNLLFQRRCEVEDMISVAAEVYKKELIKFARLKFKKENITISGKDWLPGSIATLHKCGNSLNFNPHVHLVGTTAIIHKETKEVLNLSFLRYKKFAVSWMKSFCKHYEKEKVITKAESLVILNKYKNGFHVYFQPIAGEEKEPLFRTAEYIASGFFHNSQIQKVDDDKKKLLFDTRVG
- a CDS encoding DUF4357 domain-containing protein, with the protein product MINTSSESSGTKITIYLHDNLAGGWRDASIDQWSGKAICFPLERMSKVMDHEKSARLSCVYFLIGAEPEAAKVKRKIYVGQTDNFQQRMINHRSKKDWIENIVIIRSLQELSVNALKYLEHKLFILIDKVNYDASRNKQEPQMPNFALEDKAGYEIILKNIQILIPMFGYDILRSMDVVEDSESETSVERNILKYKGATGYALPDGKFRVIKGSTVSSGIAEHFINHTFNDLRNSLLEERIIENLTFTESYDFKSKSAAACVIAGSSVNGKAMWKGNDNV